From the Labrys wisconsinensis genome, the window GCGAGCCGATCTCGAAGGATTTCAGCAGGCCGCGGAAGAAGGCCACGGCCTCGGCGGGATTCTTGTCGCCGAACTGCGGGTCGGCCGCCATGCGCGCCAGCAGCGCCGCGAGCTGCGACGGCTTCATCGGCGGCGGTCCGATCTTGACGTCGCTGCCGCTGATGCCCTCGATCGTCATCGCCATGGTGTCGGAGCCGAGCGAGAGCTTCTCGAGGGAGAAGCTCTTGTAGACCGGCTGCTTGCCGACCGGCGCCGCTGCCGCGAGGGAATCGTCGAGCCAGGCGGCGTAGGCGTTGAAATCGAGCGCGTCGATCGCCATTCGCCCGACCGACATCCGCGTGCCCGCCGCGCCGCTGGCGGTGGTGCCCTGGTCGAGGCCCGCCACGGTCACGGCGTCGATGCGGCCGGCGTCGACGCCGGTGAGAACCGTGTCGCGATAGATCACCTCGGAGGTGATGCCGTTGACGCTGGTCTTCATCGACAGCGACGGGATGGTGATCGATTTGGCCTTGGCCGCGAGCAGCCAGGCGGCGAGCGGCGGCAGCCCCCCGGGCTTGCCGGCGGCGCTGAGCGTCCCGGACGAGGGCAGCGGCGCGGCGACGGCGGCGAGCGTCGCCTTGTCCACGGTGACCACCATGTCCGGGCCGCCCCGGGCCGTGGTGGTCAGCCCCTCGATGCCGATGGAGGTGGCCTTCAGCGTCTGGCCGGCGGCCTCCATGCCCTGGACCACGATCCTGCGCACGGCGATGGTCGTGCCGCTCGCGCCGGGATAGGCGATGCGCACGTCGGACAGGGTGACGCCGCCCTGGCCCGTCTCGGTCGCGCCGATGGTGACGGCGGGGCCGGCGTTCTGGACGCCGGCATCCTCGGCGCCGGCCGGCAGGGACGCGGCGGCGAGCAGGCCGCCGGCGACCAGCGAGGCGGCGACGCCGCGGCGAATCCTGGCCCCGAGGCGGCCGGCCCGAGCGGAGAAGGGTGTCATCGGCGTCCTGGCCTCCCTGCATGCGCGGCCGGATCGCGCCCGGCGGCGGCAGCTTATCACGGCCGCCGAGCCTGCGCCGCCGGGGTGGCAGCGGCGGGCATCGGCGATGAGGTCGCAGGCTCCCGAGCGCCGAGCGGCTCAGGCCGCGGGCTGGAACCGGGTCTCGACCGCCTCGACATCGTTGCGGGTCGGCAGCTTCGCCTCGTTGCCGAGGAACTGGATGGCATGGGTCGAGGCGGCGCGGGCGAAGCGAAAATGATCCTCCCAGCGCGACAGCGGGCGCGACAGGTAGGAATACATGTAGGCGCCGTGGAAGATGTCGCCGGCGCCGTTGGTGTCGACCACCGCGGCGCGCGGCACCACCAGCGCCGGCATGCGCTGCACCCGGCCGCTCTCGTCGTACCAGAGCATGCCGCGCTCGCCCTGCGTCACGCCGCCGACCTTGACGCCCCGGCTCTTGAGATAGTCGAGCATGGCGGCGTCGGAGAGGTCCATCTGCTCGCACAGGCGCTCGGCGACCACGGCCACGTCGACATGGCCGAGCAGCTCGTCGGTGTTGGAGCGCAGGCCGCCGCCGTCGAGCGACACGAGACGGCCGAGCTTGCGGAACTCCTGGGCATAGTGGAGCGCGGCATCGGCGAGATGGCCGTCGAGATGCAGCGCCCGGCAGGAGCTGAGGTTGAGATGCGGGAAGGGGTGGAGATATTCGTCGTCGCGGGCGCGCACGATGGCGCGCTTGCCGTCCTTGGGCATGATGAAGGACAGCGAGGAGCGCTTCACCTTCCGCGGATGCACCGAGATGCCGTACTTGGCCGCCATGTCCAGGAACATGCGGCCGAGCCAGTCGTTGGAGTTGGTGGTGATCAGGTCCGGGATCACGCCGAGCTTGGCGCAGCAGAAGGCGGCCGTGGTGGCGTTGCCGCCGAAGGCGACGGCATAGTCCTTGGCCACCGATTTCTCGTCGCCTTGCGGCAAGCTGTCCGCCACGAAGGTCACGTCGATATAGGCGTGGCCGATGAACAGCGCTTCCATGGGGCATCGCTCCGGAAGAAACAATATCCCCCACCGATTAATCGTCGCGGCGCGTGCGCGCAATATCATTTCGCATCTGCGAAGGAGACCGTGGGGTTGTGCCGGTGCAACAGCTTGGCTGAAACCGGTGCGCAGGGCTTGAGTGTGGCGGCAATTGGGACATATCACATACATGGCCTGTATGGCGTTGGGGCCGAACCGTCCCGCTTTCGGGGCGATCAGGCTTTGCCACGATGCCGCGCGGCGGGGGACGCGCGGCGGGTCCGGCTGACGTTCGTTGTGATCACTCTGGTGGAGGACACCCCTATGAGAAAACTTCTTCTCGTCGCAGCCGCAGGCCTGGCCCTGGCGGGATGCAGCGAATATTCGCAGTCCGACCGTACCCTCGGCGGCGCTGCGATCGGCGCGGGCAGCGGCGCGCTCATCGGCGGCCTGGCCACCCGTTCGGCGGGCGGAGCGATCGTCGGCGGCGTCCTCGGCGGCGCGGCCGGGGCGATCATCGGCTCCGAGACCACGCCGCGCGCCTGCTGGGCCCGCGACTATTACGGCCGCCGCTACCGGGTGCGCTGCCCGTAAGACGCCGTCCTTTCCGGCCGTTTCAGGGACCCGCGCGAGCTTTCGCGCGGGTCTCGCCATGTCTGGGCCCCGGCCGATGACGGCAAATCCCGGGGCCGCGCGGTCGAGGCGTCAGCCCGCCGATCGCGCGTCGCGCCGTGCCATCGCGGCCCGGCGGCGCTATGATCGGGCAAAGGGGGGAATCGGTTGCTTCCGCACGACGCCAGTTCCTGGGCGATAGCGCTCTACGTCTCGGAATGGCTGATCCGACTCGCCATGGTCGTGATCGTGCCGTTCCGGCGCTCGCCCGACGCGGCCCGCGGTTGGCTGCTCCTGGTGCTGTTCGCGCCCTGGCCGGCTCTGGTGCTCTATTGGCTGATCGGCCGGCCGACCTTCCCGCGCTGGCGGCGCGAGCGGGTGAAGCGCCTGCCCGAGCTGCTCGGCGCCACCGCGGCGCAGATCGCCCGGCTGACCCGGACCGAGGCGGCGCAGCTGCCGGCGCGGGCGGCGCGGGCGGCGACGCTGGTGCGCAATATCGGCCAGATGCCGGTGGTCGAGGGCAACAGCGTCGACCTCCTGCCGGATTACCAGGGCACGATCGACAGGCTGGTCACCGATATCGACAGCGCCCGCTTCCATGTCCATCTCCTGTTCTACATCTTCGCCGACGATGCGACCGGCGGCCGGGTGATGGAGGCGCTGCGGCGGGCCGCCGCCCGCGGCGTCGCCTGCCGGGTGCTGATCGACGCGCTGGGCTCGCGCCCCTGGATCGACAAGGTCCGGGCGCGGCTGGCGGCCGACAACGTGGCGGTGCACGCGGCGCTGCCGGTCAGCATCTTCCGCCGCAAATCGGCGCGTGCCGACCTGCGCAACCACCGCAAGATCGCCGTCATCGACGGGCGCGTCGGCTATGCCGGCTCCCAGAACATCGTCGATCCCAGCTTTCGCCCCGGCATCGTCAACAAGGAGCTGATGGTGCGCGTGCGCGGGCCGGTGGTGCTCGAGCTGCAATCGGTGTTCATCGCCGACTGGTTCCTGGAGACCGACGAGGTCCTGGACGGCGCGCACCAGGAGCTGCTGCCCGGTCCCGTCCTCGCCGGGCAGGTGCCGGCCCAGGTGCTGCCGAGCGGCCCCGACTATCCCGGCGCCGGCATCCAGAACCTGATCGTGGCGGCGATCCACACCGCTCGCGAGCGGGTGGTGATCGCCACGCCCTATTTCGTGCCGAGCGAGCCGCTGCTCGACGCGCTGCAGACGGCGGTGCTGCGCGGCGTCGAGATCCACCTCTTCGTGTCGCGCGTCACCGACCAGGAGCTGGTCCGTCTGGCCCAGCGCTCGTACTACGCCCAGCTGATGGCGGCCGGCGTGCAGATCAGGCTCTACCGCGACGGGCTGCTGCACGCCAAGAACCTGTCGATCGACGACGACCTGGCGGTGATCGGCTCCAGCAATGTCGACATCCGCTCCTTCGTGCTCAACTCGGAGGTGACGCTGGTGTTCTACGACCGCGAGGTCTCGGCGCGGCTGCGGGCCGAGCAGGACCGCTATTTCGCCGCCAGCGACCTCCTGCTGCCGGACGAATGGGACAGGCGGCCCTTCGCCGTGAAGATCGCCGAGAATTTCGGGCGACTCGTCAGCCCGCTGCTCTGATTCGGCAGCGTCACGAAGCCCCGCGCGCGGCGCGGTTCGCCGGCAGGGCGGCAATGAGCAGAAGGCAGACGAAGGCGCCGGCGGCAGCGGCCAGGAAGCCGTCGATATAGGCGAGCACCGCCGCCTGCCTGGCGATGGCCGAGGCGAGCAGGTTCGTCGCCTGGGCGCCGGCGACGGCGAGATCGGAGGTGTGCGCCCCGACGGCGTTGCGATAGGCGGCCAGCCGGTCGGCCGTGAGGCTGGCAAGGCTGTCGACATGCAGGCCGATCAGGTTGGAGTGGATCTGCTCGCGCTGGCGCACGAAGGTCTGCATGAACGCCGTGCCGATCTCGCCGCCGAACAGGCGGCTCGTCTGCAGCAGCGTCCCGATGGTCAGCGCATCGGCCGGGTTGATCGCCTGCACCACCAGGACCACGAGCGCGGTCAGGGCGAAGGACTGGCCGAGGGCCTGCACGATCTGCGACTGCAGGAAGTCGCCGGTCGCCCAGACGCTGGTCAATTGGGCGGCCATCAGGCAGGCGGCACCGACCAGGGCGGTGCCCGCCGCCAGGACCAGGCGCCCGTCGAGGCGCGACAGGAGATAGCCGAGCGGCAGGACGATGGCGAACTGGGGGAGGGCGATCCAGAGCAGAACCGAGCCGACCTGCAGCTCGCGGAAGTTCTGCACGGTCTGGAGATAGTTCGGAATGATGTAGCTGGTCGACAGGATGATGAAGCGATAGCCGGCGAGAAGCAGCATCAGGAGGACGAGGTGGTGCTGCATCAGCAGGCGGAGATTGAGGAAGGGGGTGCGCGTGACCCAGAGCTCGCGCACGACGAAGGCGGTGGTGACCAGGCCGCCCGATATCAGGAGCCCGTTGACCAGCCCGTTGTTGATCCAGTCGAGGCGGTTGCCCTGGTCCAGGCCGGCATAGAGCAGGCTGAAGCCGAGCGCGGCATAGGCCAGGCCCGGCCAGTCGAGATGGGCGAGCAGCTCCGTCTTCACGCTCTCGCGCGGGATGCCGTACCACACGCAGGCGAACATCAGCGGAAGCGCGCCGCAATATTGCCAATCGATCCATCGCCACGAGAGATTGTCGGAATACCACCCCTCCAGGGAGGCGGCCACATTCTGCGAAAGCTCCGAGTTCATGGCGTAGATCGCGATGCCGTAGACGACCAGGCGCGCCGGCAGGCTGCGGGCGATGAAGCTGATCGTCAGCGGAATGAAGGTCCCGGAGCCGGCTCCGGCCAGGAACTGCGCCGCCAGGAAGGCGGAGAGGTTCGGCGACAGCGGCGCCAGCAGGCTGGAGACGAAAAAAAGGATGATGCCGAGCAGCAGGACCCGCCTGACGCCCAGGATCGCGCCGAGATAGGGACAGCAGACGCCGACCATCATCTGGCCGATGCCGAAGCTCGTGGTCATCCAGGCCCCTTCGTCGAAGCCGAGATGCAGGCCGCCGCGCAGGTCGGCGATGCCCAGGCTCGTCACCCGGGTGCCGAGCGTGGCCATGATGGAACCCAGGAGCACGCCGGCGATGCCGACATAGGGCCGCAGCGTGTCGGCGCTCAGGCGCGGATGGGCATGCGCGACCGGATGGAGCGCCCGGCCGACGACGGTGACGGGAGCGAGATGGAGACTCACGGCTTGGCCGTCGCGGCGCCGTCGCCGGTATCGATCGTGGCCTCGACCGACAATCCGGGCCGCACCAGGCTGCCGAGCGCCGGGTTGGCGTCCAGCACGATCTTGACGGGCACGCGCTGCACGACCTTGGTGAAGTTGCCGGTGGCGTTGTCGGGCGGCAGCAGCGCGAAGGTGCTGCCGGTGCCGGGCGACCAGCTCTCGACATGGCCGGTCAGCGCGAGGTCGGGGAAGGCATCGACGGCGACGCGCGCGGCCTGGCCGACGCGGACATTGGTCATCTGGGTTTCCTTGTAGTTCGCGACGACCCAGACGTTCGGCAGCGGCACCACGGCGATGATCTGCGTCCCGACATTGACGAACTGGCCCGGGCGCACCTGGCGCTGGCCGACCAGGCCGTCGGCCGGCGAGACGATGCGGGTATAGTTGAGGTTGTTGGTCGCCAGCGTGACCTGGGCCTCCGCCGCCTGGATCTGCGCCTCGATCTGCTTCTGTTGCATGTCGAGGCCGGCGAGGATGGCCTTCTGCTGGTCGAGCTGGGCTTCGTTCAGCGATTTCTGCGCGGCGGCGCGCCTTGCATTGGCGTCCGCCTGCTCGACGAATTGCTGGGTCCCGGCCGTGCCCGCGGCCAGGAGCGTCCGCTGGCGCTTGGCTTCGAGCTGGTAGCGCACGAGGTCCGCGTCCGACGCCTCGATATTGGCGCCGGCCTGGCGGATGAGCGCGGCCTGCACATCCTTCTGGTTGGCGATGTTGGCCAGCGAGGCCTGCGCCGCGGCGAGGTTGGCCTTGGCCAGGGCGAGCTGCGCCTGATAGTCGGATGGATCGATCTGCGCGATGAGATCGTTCTTGCGGACCGTCTGGTAGTCGCCGACGGCGACATCGGTGATGTAGCCCGACACGTGCGCCGCGAGCGGGGTGACGTCGCCCGCCACGAACGCATCGTCCGTGGTGGCAAATCGGGCCGAGCCGGTCCATCGGTTCCAATGCCCGGCGACATACCAGACCAGCCAGGCCGCGACGATGAGAAAGGCGACGCGCAGGGCTGGATAGAGCCATCGGGTCCATGGGATTGTCCCGGAGGCCCCGGCCACTGCCTGCTTCTCCGCCACGTCGGTCATGCCGCACCCCGGCCAGTTGGAACGATCATCCCGGGCCGGAGCCATCGGCTCCGGTCCGTGCTGCAAGCCGCCCTCGAGGGCGGGCCCGCCCCCAGGCCCACGCAGAAATGCTAGTGTTGTGCTTCCGACGCTTGGTCCCCGACCATTGTGTTGGAAGCACAACACAAAGCATTGAACCAACTAGGGTTCCGGGCTGACGGTTCGGAACGAACCGTTAGAGTCGGAACACTAGCGCGAGACCGCGCGGGCTTCCATCCGCACGATCGCCGTCGCCGAGCCGAGAATGTCACGCGTGTCGCGATGCCGCCAGAAAGATGCGTGCCGTTCCTCGCGACATCGTCGACGTCGCGTTGCGGCGGGAGGGCAGGGCGCTCCGCTCAGGTCGAGATCTCGTCGATCTCGGCGGCCGGCTCCTCCAGGCGGACGTCGTAGCCCCACAAGGTGCGGATATGGGCCAGCACCTGGTCGCGGCTGCGCGGCCCCAGGCCGA encodes:
- a CDS encoding sugar kinase, whose translation is MEALFIGHAYIDVTFVADSLPQGDEKSVAKDYAVAFGGNATTAAFCCAKLGVIPDLITTNSNDWLGRMFLDMAAKYGISVHPRKVKRSSLSFIMPKDGKRAIVRARDDEYLHPFPHLNLSSCRALHLDGHLADAALHYAQEFRKLGRLVSLDGGGLRSNTDELLGHVDVAVVAERLCEQMDLSDAAMLDYLKSRGVKVGGVTQGERGMLWYDESGRVQRMPALVVPRAAVVDTNGAGDIFHGAYMYSYLSRPLSRWEDHFRFARAASTHAIQFLGNEAKLPTRNDVEAVETRFQPAA
- a CDS encoding bacteriocin, which translates into the protein MRKLLLVAAAGLALAGCSEYSQSDRTLGGAAIGAGSGALIGGLATRSAGGAIVGGVLGGAAGAIIGSETTPRACWARDYYGRRYRVRCP
- the cls gene encoding cardiolipin synthase, which translates into the protein MLPHDASSWAIALYVSEWLIRLAMVVIVPFRRSPDAARGWLLLVLFAPWPALVLYWLIGRPTFPRWRRERVKRLPELLGATAAQIARLTRTEAAQLPARAARAATLVRNIGQMPVVEGNSVDLLPDYQGTIDRLVTDIDSARFHVHLLFYIFADDATGGRVMEALRRAAARGVACRVLIDALGSRPWIDKVRARLAADNVAVHAALPVSIFRRKSARADLRNHRKIAVIDGRVGYAGSQNIVDPSFRPGIVNKELMVRVRGPVVLELQSVFIADWFLETDEVLDGAHQELLPGPVLAGQVPAQVLPSGPDYPGAGIQNLIVAAIHTARERVVIATPYFVPSEPLLDALQTAVLRGVEIHLFVSRVTDQELVRLAQRSYYAQLMAAGVQIRLYRDGLLHAKNLSIDDDLAVIGSSNVDIRSFVLNSEVTLVFYDREVSARLRAEQDRYFAASDLLLPDEWDRRPFAVKIAENFGRLVSPLL
- a CDS encoding MFS transporter, whose protein sequence is MSLHLAPVTVVGRALHPVAHAHPRLSADTLRPYVGIAGVLLGSIMATLGTRVTSLGIADLRGGLHLGFDEGAWMTTSFGIGQMMVGVCCPYLGAILGVRRVLLLGIILFFVSSLLAPLSPNLSAFLAAQFLAGAGSGTFIPLTISFIARSLPARLVVYGIAIYAMNSELSQNVAASLEGWYSDNLSWRWIDWQYCGALPLMFACVWYGIPRESVKTELLAHLDWPGLAYAALGFSLLYAGLDQGNRLDWINNGLVNGLLISGGLVTTAFVVRELWVTRTPFLNLRLLMQHHLVLLMLLLAGYRFIILSTSYIIPNYLQTVQNFRELQVGSVLLWIALPQFAIVLPLGYLLSRLDGRLVLAAGTALVGAACLMAAQLTSVWATGDFLQSQIVQALGQSFALTALVVLVVQAINPADALTIGTLLQTSRLFGGEIGTAFMQTFVRQREQIHSNLIGLHVDSLASLTADRLAAYRNAVGAHTSDLAVAGAQATNLLASAIARQAAVLAYIDGFLAAAAGAFVCLLLIAALPANRAARGAS
- a CDS encoding HlyD family secretion protein; amino-acid sequence: MTDVAEKQAVAGASGTIPWTRWLYPALRVAFLIVAAWLVWYVAGHWNRWTGSARFATTDDAFVAGDVTPLAAHVSGYITDVAVGDYQTVRKNDLIAQIDPSDYQAQLALAKANLAAAQASLANIANQKDVQAALIRQAGANIEASDADLVRYQLEAKRQRTLLAAGTAGTQQFVEQADANARRAAAQKSLNEAQLDQQKAILAGLDMQQKQIEAQIQAAEAQVTLATNNLNYTRIVSPADGLVGQRQVRPGQFVNVGTQIIAVVPLPNVWVVANYKETQMTNVRVGQAARVAVDAFPDLALTGHVESWSPGTGSTFALLPPDNATGNFTKVVQRVPVKIVLDANPALGSLVRPGLSVEATIDTGDGAATAKP